In Haloplanus rubicundus, one DNA window encodes the following:
- a CDS encoding dihydroneopterin aldolase family protein, whose amino-acid sequence MVTDAQQACFEAGIKFGSLYHQFAGTPVSPDSAPSLERAMAEAIENQPFCASVSVDIDADALAEATDDHGYVELTGRFMEVEMRIEYEGVVVRTAMEMEDGYPLMRLVGVE is encoded by the coding sequence ATGGTCACCGACGCGCAGCAGGCCTGCTTCGAGGCCGGCATCAAGTTCGGCTCGCTCTATCACCAGTTCGCGGGCACCCCCGTCTCGCCCGACAGCGCTCCCAGCCTCGAACGCGCCATGGCCGAGGCCATCGAGAACCAGCCGTTCTGTGCGTCGGTGTCGGTCGACATCGACGCCGACGCCCTCGCCGAGGCCACCGACGACCACGGCTACGTCGAACTCACCGGCCGGTTCATGGAGGTGGAGATGCGGATCGAGTACGAGGGCGTCGTCGTCCGGACCGCGATGGAGATGGAGGACGGCTACCCGCTGATGCGGCTGGTCGGCGTCGAATAG
- a CDS encoding ABC transporter ATP-binding protein, protein MDVPADDDPFEEQRERTANPMRRLFAEYGREQAGPFSVGVAASVLARFLDLLPPLLLGIAVDAIFLDESAFALPLVPTAWLPTDPEAQFWLVVGIVLFSFLGGAGLHWVRNWGWNRFAQYVQHAIRTDTYDAMQRLNMTFFADKQTGEMMSVLSNDVNRLERFLNDGLNSAFRLGVMVVGIAALLLWMNPQLAVVALLPVPLIAFFTYRFVNTIQPKYAEVRSTVGQVNSRLENNLGGIQVIKTSNTEGYEADRVEDVSGDYFDANWDAIETRIRFFPGLRVLAGIGFALTFTIGGLWVFRGEGPWIFTGTLRPGEFVAFILYSQRFIWPMAQFGQIINMYQRAYASAARIFGLMDEDAGIDERPDAEELVVDAGRVEYDDVTFGYDDDPILEDVSFTAEGGDTLALVGPTGAGKSTALKLLLRMYDVDSGSVTVDDRDVRDVTLASLRSAIGYVSQETFLFYGTVRENITYGTFDASDEDVVAAAKAAEAHEFVTNLPDGYDTMVGERGVKLSGGQRQRLAIARAMLKDPELLILDEATSDVDTETEMLIQRSLDRLTADRTTFVIAHRLSTVKDADRIVVLDDGRVVERGTHEDLLAADGLYASLWGVQAGEIEDLPEEFVERATRRGARTDGVELRSESNDD, encoded by the coding sequence ATGGACGTCCCCGCGGACGACGACCCCTTCGAGGAGCAGCGGGAGCGGACGGCCAACCCGATGCGACGGCTGTTCGCCGAGTACGGGCGCGAGCAGGCCGGCCCCTTCTCCGTCGGCGTCGCCGCCAGCGTTCTCGCCCGCTTTCTCGACCTGTTGCCGCCGCTCCTCCTCGGCATCGCCGTCGACGCCATCTTCCTGGACGAGAGCGCGTTCGCCCTCCCGCTGGTGCCGACCGCGTGGCTCCCGACCGACCCCGAGGCGCAGTTCTGGCTAGTCGTCGGCATCGTCCTCTTCTCGTTTCTCGGCGGCGCCGGCCTCCACTGGGTCCGCAACTGGGGCTGGAACCGGTTCGCACAGTACGTCCAACACGCCATCCGGACCGACACGTACGACGCGATGCAGCGCCTGAACATGACCTTCTTCGCCGACAAGCAGACGGGGGAGATGATGTCGGTGCTGTCGAACGACGTCAATCGCCTCGAACGCTTCCTCAACGACGGACTGAACTCGGCGTTCCGGCTGGGCGTGATGGTCGTCGGCATCGCCGCACTGTTGCTCTGGATGAACCCGCAACTCGCCGTCGTGGCGCTGCTTCCCGTCCCGCTCATCGCCTTCTTCACCTACCGGTTCGTGAACACGATCCAGCCCAAATACGCCGAGGTCCGGTCGACGGTCGGACAGGTGAACTCCCGACTGGAGAACAACCTCGGCGGCATCCAGGTCATCAAGACGAGCAACACCGAGGGCTACGAGGCCGACCGGGTGGAGGACGTTTCGGGCGACTACTTCGACGCCAACTGGGACGCCATCGAGACGCGCATCCGCTTTTTTCCCGGCCTCCGGGTGCTCGCGGGCATCGGGTTCGCGCTCACGTTCACCATCGGCGGCCTCTGGGTGTTCCGCGGCGAGGGACCGTGGATCTTCACCGGCACGCTCCGTCCCGGCGAGTTCGTCGCCTTCATCCTCTACAGCCAGCGGTTCATCTGGCCCATGGCGCAGTTCGGGCAGATCATCAACATGTACCAGCGGGCGTACGCCTCCGCCGCCCGCATCTTCGGCCTGATGGACGAGGACGCGGGCATCGACGAGCGACCGGACGCCGAGGAACTCGTCGTCGACGCGGGCCGGGTCGAGTACGACGACGTGACCTTCGGCTACGACGACGACCCCATCCTCGAGGACGTGAGCTTCACCGCCGAAGGGGGCGACACGCTGGCGCTCGTCGGCCCCACGGGAGCGGGGAAATCCACCGCGTTGAAGCTCCTGCTCCGAATGTACGACGTGGACTCGGGATCGGTCACGGTGGACGACCGGGACGTGCGCGACGTGACCCTCGCCAGCCTCCGGAGCGCCATCGGTTACGTCAGTCAGGAGACGTTCCTGTTCTACGGGACGGTCCGAGAGAACATCACCTACGGAACCTTCGACGCGAGCGACGAGGACGTCGTCGCCGCGGCCAAGGCCGCCGAGGCCCACGAGTTCGTCACGAACCTCCCCGACGGCTACGACACCATGGTCGGCGAGCGCGGCGTCAAGCTCTCGGGCGGCCAGCGCCAGCGCCTCGCCATCGCGCGGGCGATGCTGAAAGACCCCGAGCTACTGATCCTCGACGAGGCGACCAGCGACGTGGACACGGAGACGGAGATGCTGATCCAGCGGTCGCTGGATCGACTCACTGCCGACCGCACCACGTTCGTCATCGCCCACCGCCTCTCGACGGTGAAAGACGCGGATCGGATCGTCGTCCTCGACGACGGTCGGGTGGTCGAACGCGGCACCCACGAGGACCTCCTCGCCGCGGACGGCCTCTACGCCAGCCTCTGGGGGGTGCAGGCGGGGGAAATCGAGGACCTCCCCGAGGAGTTCGTCGAGCGGGCGACGCGGCGGGGCGCCCGGACCGACGGCGTGGAGCTTCGCTCCGAGTCGAACGACGACTAG
- a CDS encoding hybrid sensor histidine kinase/response regulator, translated as MSDDTADDRDGLEPIRVLHVDDDPDFVELAATFLERADDRFVVETATSVDEGLDRLAETDVDCVVSDYEIPDRDGIEFLERVRADHDTLPFILFTGKGSESVASEAISAGVTDYLRKRTGAEQYDLLANRIENAVDATRSRRLLTERTRRLETLISNLPGVVYRCRNESGWPMEAVAGEVERLTGYTDEQLERGDVSWGEDVLHPEDREAIWDAVQEGLVADDAFEVTYRIVTADGTTKWMWERGRVVTSSNGTDVLEGFITDITDRVERERELERRTDELESKYRHLFEEAPIMAVVTRVEDGRPVVDDCNRQFVETLGYDRDDVVDAELASFYTPESRRKLLDGGYDRALTGEFMRENRGLVTADGTVIETVLHAVPRHDAHDEIVGTLALYVDVAERKALERQKERLEEFASIVSHDLRNPLNIAQSRTRLARDDCDTEHLEHVSRAHDRMASLIDDLLILARSGEGVGELESVDLAALAERCWANVPTADATLVVETERAIRADRSRLRQLLQNLFANSVEHGSTGSEGRSPSGSRPAADDAVEHGGADVTVTVGALDDGFYVADDGHGIPESMRETVFEAGYSTAEDGTGFGLRIVERVADAHGWSVDVTESEGGGARFEVRGVEFVERP; from the coding sequence ATGTCGGACGACACCGCCGACGACCGCGACGGGCTCGAACCGATACGCGTCCTCCACGTCGACGACGACCCGGACTTCGTGGAGCTGGCGGCCACGTTTCTCGAACGCGCGGACGACCGGTTCGTCGTCGAGACGGCGACGAGCGTCGACGAGGGTCTCGACCGCCTCGCCGAGACGGACGTCGACTGTGTCGTCTCGGACTACGAGATACCCGACCGGGACGGCATCGAGTTCCTCGAACGCGTCCGTGCGGACCACGACACCCTCCCGTTCATCCTCTTTACCGGCAAAGGGTCGGAGTCGGTCGCCAGCGAGGCGATTTCGGCCGGCGTCACCGACTACCTTCGGAAGCGGACGGGCGCCGAACAGTACGACCTGCTCGCCAACCGGATCGAGAACGCCGTCGACGCCACCCGCTCCCGTCGCCTGCTGACCGAACGGACCCGGCGACTGGAGACGCTTATCAGCAACCTCCCCGGTGTCGTCTATCGTTGTCGCAACGAGTCCGGGTGGCCGATGGAGGCCGTCGCTGGCGAAGTCGAGCGACTCACGGGCTACACCGACGAACAGCTGGAGCGTGGCGACGTGTCGTGGGGCGAGGACGTCCTCCACCCCGAGGACCGCGAGGCGATATGGGACGCCGTCCAGGAGGGCCTCGTGGCCGACGACGCGTTCGAGGTCACCTATCGGATCGTCACCGCCGACGGGACCACGAAGTGGATGTGGGAGCGCGGTCGCGTGGTGACGTCCTCGAACGGGACGGACGTGCTGGAGGGATTCATCACCGACATCACGGATCGCGTGGAGCGGGAACGAGAGCTCGAACGTCGGACGGACGAACTCGAATCGAAGTACCGGCATCTGTTCGAGGAAGCGCCGATCATGGCGGTCGTCACGCGCGTGGAGGACGGCCGGCCGGTCGTCGACGACTGCAACCGACAGTTCGTCGAGACGCTCGGCTACGACCGCGACGACGTCGTCGACGCCGAACTCGCGTCGTTTTACACGCCCGAATCGCGGCGCAAGCTACTGGACGGCGGCTACGACCGCGCGCTGACTGGCGAGTTCATGCGCGAGAACCGGGGACTCGTGACCGCTGACGGGACGGTCATCGAGACGGTACTGCACGCCGTCCCCCGTCACGACGCCCACGACGAAATCGTCGGCACCCTCGCACTCTACGTCGACGTGGCCGAGCGGAAGGCGCTCGAACGACAGAAAGAGCGGCTGGAGGAGTTCGCCAGCATCGTCTCTCACGACCTGCGAAACCCCCTGAATATCGCGCAGAGCCGCACGCGCCTGGCGCGCGATGACTGCGACACCGAGCATCTCGAGCACGTGAGCCGCGCCCACGACCGTATGGCGTCGCTGATCGACGACCTGCTGATCCTCGCCCGGAGCGGCGAGGGCGTCGGCGAACTGGAGTCGGTCGATCTCGCGGCGCTCGCCGAGCGCTGTTGGGCGAACGTTCCGACCGCCGACGCGACACTCGTCGTGGAGACGGAGCGAGCGATCCGGGCGGACCGGAGCCGGCTGCGACAGCTCCTGCAGAACCTGTTTGCGAACAGCGTGGAACACGGTTCCACGGGCAGCGAGGGACGAAGTCCCTCGGGCAGTCGGCCGGCGGCTGACGACGCCGTCGAACACGGCGGCGCGGACGTGACGGTCACCGTCGGCGCTCTCGACGACGGGTTCTACGTCGCCGACGACGGTCACGGCATCCCCGAATCGATGCGCGAGACGGTGTTCGAGGCGGGGTACTCCACCGCCGAGGACGGCACCGGCTTCGGCCTCCGCATCGTCGAACGGGTGGCCGACGCCCACGGCTGGAGCGTCGACGTGACCGAGAGCGAGGGCGGCGGCGCTCGATTCGAGGTTCGCGGCGTCGAGTTCGTGGAGCGACCCTAG
- a CDS encoding C2H2-type zinc finger protein: MRIHHKLAHDESLAEREDRYRCPECGREVETKRGLSNHLSKVHPKTWEQLQSEGMVLIVHHGE; encoded by the coding sequence ATGCGGATTCACCACAAGCTTGCTCACGACGAATCGTTAGCCGAGCGGGAGGACAGATATCGATGCCCCGAATGTGGTCGGGAAGTAGAAACGAAACGCGGACTCAGTAACCATCTATCGAAGGTCCATCCCAAGACGTGGGAGCAACTACAGAGTGAGGGAATGGTTCTGATCGTCCACCACGGCGAGTAG
- a CDS encoding DUF2085 domain-containing protein, which produces MGNLLNKIFRASQVFRSYPLCHSRPDRSFCYQGRHFGLCARCTTMYLGGLLVMAGVPIWKPISPVVLVAVGVVLLLPGGIDGTTQMFGHRESTNRLRAVTGFLLGGGVVICVYAGISLLLAV; this is translated from the coding sequence ATGGGCAACCTGCTCAACAAGATATTTCGCGCGTCTCAAGTCTTCCGCTCATACCCTCTTTGCCACTCTCGTCCTGACCGTTCATTCTGCTATCAGGGACGACACTTCGGACTTTGTGCGCGGTGTACGACGATGTATCTTGGCGGATTACTGGTAATGGCGGGGGTTCCTATCTGGAAACCTATTTCTCCCGTTGTGTTGGTTGCCGTCGGAGTGGTATTGCTTCTCCCAGGCGGGATCGATGGGACAACGCAAATGTTTGGGCATCGAGAAAGCACCAACAGATTGCGTGCAGTGACTGGTTTCCTATTGGGTGGTGGTGTCGTTATCTGCGTTTACGCTGGGATCTCTCTGTTATTGGCGGTATAG
- a CDS encoding methyl-accepting chemotaxis protein — protein MSDAAETLDSDVGEELDGEIEQNIDRQEGYDHEAASEIQTSLAELQGSSEEIAERTREITAHTTEQYERMTEVTSEISNLSAAVEEVASSAEQVAAASERADELTGDGHEAVQRVAAAMEQIEESTTNVVEDVRAVEAAVAEIDEVVEIINDIADQTNLLALNANIEAARAGEAGEGFAVVADEVKSLAEESQEHAADIERRVDGIQSSTSTAAESLDETQAAVGEGVDAADEALAILDDIDSSVSEVNDGIDEVAEATDEQAAGHEEIASMTENVTDDAERVVTETEEIADEIDDQTEEIEDIDRAIEELVAEL, from the coding sequence ATGTCGGACGCTGCCGAGACGCTCGATTCGGACGTCGGCGAGGAGTTGGACGGGGAGATCGAACAGAACATCGACCGGCAGGAGGGGTACGACCACGAGGCGGCGAGCGAGATTCAGACCTCCCTCGCGGAGCTTCAGGGCAGTTCCGAGGAGATCGCCGAGCGGACGCGGGAGATCACGGCTCACACGACCGAGCAGTACGAGCGCATGACGGAGGTGACGAGCGAGATCTCCAACCTGAGCGCCGCGGTCGAGGAGGTCGCGTCCTCGGCGGAGCAGGTGGCGGCGGCGAGCGAGCGGGCAGACGAGCTAACCGGCGACGGTCACGAGGCGGTCCAGCGTGTCGCGGCCGCCATGGAACAGATCGAGGAGTCGACGACGAACGTCGTCGAGGACGTGCGTGCCGTCGAGGCGGCGGTCGCCGAAATCGACGAGGTGGTCGAGATCATCAACGACATCGCGGACCAGACGAACCTGCTTGCCTTGAACGCCAACATCGAGGCGGCGCGAGCGGGTGAGGCGGGCGAGGGGTTCGCGGTCGTCGCGGACGAGGTCAAGAGCCTCGCCGAGGAGTCACAGGAACACGCCGCCGACATCGAGCGCCGGGTCGACGGTATCCAGTCCTCGACCAGCACCGCCGCCGAGAGCCTCGACGAGACGCAGGCTGCCGTCGGGGAGGGTGTCGACGCCGCCGACGAGGCCCTCGCCATCCTCGACGACATCGACTCCTCCGTTTCGGAGGTGAACGACGGCATCGACGAGGTGGCCGAGGCGACCGACGAGCAGGCCGCCGGCCACGAGGAAATCGCCAGCATGACCGAGAACGTCACCGACGACGCCGAACGCGTCGTCACGGAGACCGAAGAGATCGCCGACGAGATCGACGACCAGACCGAGGAGATCGAGGACATCGACCGCGCCATCGAGGAACTGGTCGCGGAGCTATAG
- a CDS encoding pentapeptide repeat-containing protein yields MEKSAEALKSACTPSETREKTSPYVELLDGANLQGVDISDDLSLENVAMRQSHASNVSISGGEFHEADFGGTDFEGAEFTNADFSSANFKETIFINADLNNVDLAAADLTNSDLSNIHFDTVNLGTATLTNANLTNAKLTKVNLGTATLANADLTDAEFDAYLGTATLTDANFANTDLSNVNLNGANLSETDLSNQDFSGTNLSGSNLRKANLSNANLAGSNLSKSDLREANIEDISVDGRTTCKRLDKDSRDLDSTARACHNLKTVFSDHGLVGKARNMYVQERRIRSLEAKMSDGWFNRRYLGSLPSRIFTGYGVQIGNLVGWMILLFVISTGVYVNAGVESSFSENVSYSVLAFTVAPPRVPSGTTTQVVMMIETFFGTLSIVLMGYILGNRERF; encoded by the coding sequence GTGGAGAAGTCTGCTGAAGCACTCAAAAGTGCTTGTACTCCATCGGAAACGCGTGAGAAAACCTCCCCGTATGTCGAGTTACTTGACGGGGCAAATTTACAAGGAGTTGATATTAGCGATGATCTTTCTCTGGAGAATGTCGCAATGCGCCAGAGCCACGCATCGAATGTGAGTATTTCTGGTGGTGAGTTCCACGAAGCAGACTTTGGTGGAACAGATTTTGAGGGGGCAGAATTCACCAATGCTGATTTCAGTAGCGCGAATTTCAAGGAGACGATATTCATCAATGCCGATCTGAACAATGTGGATCTCGCTGCTGCGGATCTCACCAATTCAGACCTCAGTAATATACATTTCGACACTGTGAACCTCGGAACTGCAACTCTAACTAATGCGAATCTCACCAACGCAAAACTCACCAAGGTAAACCTCGGTACTGCGACGCTTGCCAACGCAGACCTCACTGATGCTGAATTTGACGCGTACCTTGGGACTGCGACTCTAACCGATGCAAACTTCGCCAATACAGATCTCAGTAATGTGAATCTCAATGGTGCGAACCTTTCTGAAACAGACCTCTCTAATCAAGATTTCTCTGGCACGAACCTCTCTGGTTCAAACCTTCGTAAGGCAAATCTTTCTAACGCAAATCTCGCTGGTTCGAACTTATCTAAGTCAGATCTACGGGAGGCCAATATTGAGGATATTTCGGTTGATGGTAGAACAACATGCAAGAGGTTGGACAAAGATAGTCGTGACCTGGATTCGACAGCACGCGCGTGCCACAACCTGAAGACTGTCTTTAGTGACCACGGATTAGTCGGGAAAGCTCGGAACATGTACGTTCAAGAGCGCCGTATCCGAAGTCTCGAAGCAAAAATGTCAGATGGGTGGTTTAATCGCAGATACCTCGGATCGCTTCCCTCGCGAATTTTTACTGGCTACGGTGTTCAAATTGGTAATTTGGTCGGATGGATGATACTCTTGTTTGTGATTTCAACGGGAGTGTATGTGAATGCAGGTGTTGAGAGCAGTTTCTCAGAGAACGTCTCTTATAGTGTATTGGCGTTCACGGTTGCCCCCCCGAGAGTCCCTTCAGGGACGACGACGCAAGTAGTGATGATGATTGAGACGTTCTTCGGAACGCTTTCAATCGTACTCATGGGCTACATTCTTGGGAATCGTGAGCGGTTTTGA
- a CDS encoding creatininase family protein → MHLSDATWTDVRDADADLALLPVGSTEQHGPHAPLGTDAYHAETVAEAGADRHDETVALAPTIPVGVAEEHRRFDGTLWVSPDTFRSYVRDVVGSLAHHGMDRVIVVNGHGGNVPALGEVTATISRHDDAYAVPFTWFEAVGDRSSEMGHGGPLETALLRATHPELVREDRIDEARAGASDGWGDWVSSTNLAHDSAEFTENGVVGDPGTGDAELGDELLDRAAEALDRLLTAVADRDVSG, encoded by the coding sequence ATGCACCTCAGCGACGCCACCTGGACGGACGTTCGCGACGCCGACGCCGACCTCGCCCTGTTGCCGGTGGGGAGCACCGAGCAACACGGCCCCCACGCACCGCTGGGCACCGACGCCTACCACGCCGAGACGGTCGCCGAAGCGGGCGCTGACCGGCACGACGAGACCGTGGCCCTCGCCCCGACGATTCCCGTCGGCGTCGCCGAGGAACACCGACGTTTCGACGGGACGCTCTGGGTGTCGCCCGACACGTTCCGGAGCTACGTCCGCGACGTGGTGGGCAGTCTCGCCCACCACGGGATGGATCGGGTGATCGTCGTCAACGGCCACGGGGGGAACGTCCCCGCGCTCGGGGAGGTGACGGCGACGATTTCCCGCCACGACGACGCCTACGCCGTCCCGTTCACGTGGTTCGAGGCGGTCGGCGACCGTAGCTCGGAGATGGGCCACGGCGGGCCGCTGGAGACGGCACTGCTGCGGGCGACCCACCCGGAACTCGTCCGGGAGGACCGGATCGACGAGGCCCGGGCAGGCGCGAGCGACGGCTGGGGCGACTGGGTGTCGAGCACGAACCTCGCGCACGACTCGGCGGAGTTCACCGAGAACGGGGTCGTGGGCGACCCGGGGACGGGCGACGCCGAACTCGGCGACGAACTGCTGGACCGGGCGGCCGAGGCGCTCGACCGCCTCCTGACGGCCGTCGCCGACCGCGACGTGTCGGGGTAG
- a CDS encoding HNH endonuclease, with product MNRDKREAVIERDRGQCVNCGASGPDTTLDVHHIVPRGRGGSDRLSNLALLCRQCHDAAHDEATAPTVQFSSTGQMRSDSFKAYLRFFSELPTAQFDAEEKVWRIPKADFERVLQSIDAPHKSNAVADGGDA from the coding sequence ATGAATCGAGACAAGCGGGAAGCCGTCATCGAGCGGGATCGAGGCCAGTGTGTCAACTGTGGTGCCTCGGGTCCCGACACGACCCTCGACGTGCATCACATCGTGCCGCGTGGCCGAGGTGGGTCCGATAGGCTGTCCAATCTTGCCCTCCTCTGTCGCCAGTGCCACGATGCGGCTCACGACGAGGCGACGGCTCCCACAGTCCAGTTCAGTAGCACAGGTCAAATGCGTAGCGACTCGTTCAAAGCGTATCTCCGATTCTTCTCGGAGCTGCCGACAGCGCAGTTCGACGCCGAGGAGAAGGTTTGGCGCATCCCGAAAGCGGACTTCGAACGAGTCTTGCAGTCCATAGATGCGCCCCACAAGTCGAACGCTGTCGCTGACGGAGGTGACGCATGA
- a CDS encoding DUF192 domain-containing protein: MSSRAIRALLVACLVLGAGCAGMEPAAPSATPTPSASADDGAPSTTTTTAPVSTPGSDYDTATVVLLDANGTELATVDAWVADTWPKQYTGLSDTDALDDGQGMLFVFDGESDRAFVMRDMAFPLDMVFVDADGTITTIHHAPVESDGDLTQYTGRAKFVLEVPMGYTNETGVEVGDRIRIEDR; the protein is encoded by the coding sequence GCCTCGTCCTCGGTGCGGGCTGTGCGGGGATGGAACCGGCGGCGCCGAGTGCGACGCCGACGCCGTCCGCGTCGGCCGACGATGGCGCCCCGAGTACCACGACGACGACGGCGCCCGTCTCGACCCCCGGCAGCGACTACGACACGGCGACCGTCGTCCTCCTCGACGCGAACGGGACGGAACTGGCGACGGTCGACGCCTGGGTCGCGGATACGTGGCCGAAACAGTACACCGGCCTGAGCGACACGGACGCGCTCGACGACGGGCAAGGGATGCTGTTCGTGTTCGACGGCGAGAGCGACCGCGCGTTCGTGATGCGCGATATGGCCTTCCCGCTCGATATGGTGTTCGTCGACGCGGACGGCACGATCACGACCATCCACCACGCGCCGGTGGAGTCGGACGGCGACCTGACGCAGTATACGGGGCGGGCGAAGTTCGTCCTCGAAGTCCCGATGGGCTACACGAACGAGACGGGCGTCGAAGTCGGCGACCGGATACGGATCGAAGATCGATGA
- a CDS encoding DUF7538 family protein gives MSLDSLADREGWHAEGFAARVHYRGEGERYAVEYYAPSDCVLYWKVKGDGETAVPVGRKTVPDPLRERVRMDLDAAGIDPAVEARSL, from the coding sequence ATGAGCCTCGACTCGCTCGCCGACCGCGAGGGCTGGCACGCCGAGGGGTTCGCGGCACGGGTCCACTACCGCGGCGAGGGCGAGCGGTACGCGGTCGAATACTACGCGCCGAGCGACTGCGTGCTCTACTGGAAAGTGAAAGGGGACGGGGAGACGGCGGTGCCCGTGGGGCGGAAAACGGTGCCCGATCCGCTCCGGGAACGCGTGCGAATGGACCTCGACGCCGCGGGGATCGATCCGGCGGTCGAGGCGCGGTCGCTATAG
- the azf gene encoding NAD-dependent glucose-6-phosphate dehydrogenase Azf, translating to MDDPVLLTGAGGRVGQAILNGIGDAHEWRLLDREPLSSDRLPAGVDEDDVIVADVTDDEEMAEAMAGVGAVVHLAGDPRPEAPWNSVLENNIDGTQTVFETAVEAGVEKVAFASSNHAVSAYETDARTPEMYRTDDDYRLDGTELPRPGNLYGVSKAAGETLGRYYHDAEDLSVVCVRIGNLTEGHPPRNYERGQAMWLSYRDCAHLFDRCIRADYDYEIVYGISDNERKYYAIDRAKEVLGYDPQDDSAEYTLAGDPKDGA from the coding sequence ATGGACGACCCGGTGTTACTGACTGGCGCGGGCGGGCGCGTCGGGCAAGCCATCCTGAACGGGATCGGCGACGCCCACGAGTGGCGACTGCTCGACCGGGAACCGCTGTCGAGCGACCGGCTGCCGGCCGGCGTCGACGAGGACGACGTGATCGTCGCGGACGTGACCGACGACGAGGAGATGGCCGAGGCGATGGCGGGGGTCGGCGCCGTCGTCCACCTCGCGGGCGACCCGCGGCCCGAAGCACCGTGGAACTCGGTCCTCGAGAACAACATCGACGGGACGCAGACGGTGTTCGAGACGGCCGTCGAGGCCGGCGTCGAGAAAGTCGCCTTCGCCTCCTCGAACCACGCTGTCTCGGCCTACGAAACCGACGCGCGCACGCCCGAGATGTACCGCACCGACGACGACTACCGCCTCGACGGCACGGAACTGCCCCGCCCCGGCAACCTCTACGGGGTGAGCAAGGCCGCGGGCGAGACGCTCGGGCGCTACTACCACGACGCCGAGGACCTCTCCGTCGTGTGTGTCCGCATCGGCAACCTCACCGAGGGGCACCCGCCCCGCAACTACGAGCGCGGACAGGCGATGTGGCTCTCCTACCGCGACTGCGCCCACCTCTTCGACCGCTGTATCCGCGCCGACTACGACTACGAAATCGTCTACGGTATCTCCGACAACGAGCGCAAGTACTACGCCATCGACCGCGCGAAGGAGGTGCTGGGGTACGACCCGCAGGACGACTCGGCGGAGTATACGCTGGCTGGCGACCCGAAAGACGGGGCGTAG
- a CDS encoding DUF5790 family protein has product MSQTTLGDDELFGEAAEEMRADVEEHLDQARAELPAAADVWETEADNVLGVLNGLRSALDAGDAEEHLRQAKKWYTMGERADAFEDAADLAAAIEDLESLIDAIGEAHDDVSDLTNAIPELRGSLQEFEDEETEE; this is encoded by the coding sequence ATGAGTCAGACGACGCTCGGCGACGACGAGCTCTTCGGCGAAGCGGCGGAAGAGATGCGCGCGGACGTGGAGGAGCATCTGGACCAGGCGCGCGCGGAACTCCCCGCCGCGGCCGACGTCTGGGAGACGGAGGCCGACAACGTCCTCGGCGTCCTGAACGGCCTCCGGTCGGCGCTCGACGCCGGCGACGCCGAGGAACACCTCCGGCAGGCGAAGAAGTGGTACACGATGGGCGAACGCGCCGACGCTTTCGAGGATGCCGCCGACCTCGCGGCCGCCATCGAGGACCTCGAATCCCTGATCGACGCCATCGGCGAGGCCCACGACGACGTGAGCGACCTCACCAACGCGATTCCGGAGCTCCGCGGGTCGCTTCAGGAGTTCGAAGACGAGGAGACGGAGGAGTAA